A section of the Camelus ferus isolate YT-003-E chromosome 33, BCGSAC_Cfer_1.0, whole genome shotgun sequence genome encodes:
- the LOC102517158 gene encoding olfactory receptor 149-like — translation MRNASVVTAFILLGIPHTHGLEATLFVLFLSFYVLTLIGNLLILLAIVSSSRLHTPMYFFLCKLSVCDIFFPSVSSPKMLFYLSGNSRAVSYAGCVSQLFFYHFLGCTECFLYTVMAYDRFVAVCHPLRYTIIMSHRACAILAMGTSLFGCVQATFLTTLTFQLPYCGPNEVDYYFCDIPVMLKLACADTSALEMVGLISVGLMPLTCFLLILTSYCRIVYSILQIRSAEGRRRAFSTCSAHLAAILLFYMPVVLIYLRPTPSPWVDATVQVLNNLVTPMLNPLIYSLRNKEVKSSLRRVLRPLGFLPEQLWRSAGDT, via the coding sequence ATGAGGAATGCCTCGGTGGTGACCGCGTTTATTCTGCTGGGCATCCCGCACACACACGGCCTGGAGGCCACGCTCTTTGTCCTGTTTCTGTCCTTCTACGTCCTCACGCTTATAGGCAACCTGCTCATCCTACTGGCGATTGTCTCCTCCTCTCGGcttcacacccccatgtacttcttcctgtgTAAACTCTCTGTGTGTGACATATTTTTTCCTTCCGTGAGTTCCCCCAAGATGCTCTTCTACCTCTCAGGGAACAGCCGAGCCGTCTCCTATGCAGGCTGCGTGTCCCAGCTCTTCTTCTACCATTTCCTGGGCTGCACAGAGTGCTTCCTGTACACGGTGATGGCTTACGACCGCTTTGTGGCCGTATGTCACCCTCTGCGCTACACGATAATCATGAGTCACAGAGCGTGTGCCATCCTGGCCATGGGGACCTCACTTTTTGGCTGCGTTCAGGCCACCTTTCTAACTACTCTCACCTTCCAGCTGCCCTACTGCGGCCCCAACGAGGTGGACTATTACTTCTGTGACATCCCAGTGATGCTGAAGCTGGCTTGTGCAGACACCTCGGCCCTGGAGATGGTGGGGCTCATCAGTGTGGGCCTCATGCCCCTCACctgcttcctcctcatcctcacctccTACTGTCGCATCGTCTACTCCATCCTGCAGATCCGCTCTGCAGAGGGCCGGCGACGCGCCTTCTCCACCTGCAGTGCCCACCTGGCCGCCATCCTGCTGTTCTACATGCCGGTGGTCCTCATCTACCTcaggcccacccccagcccctgggtggATGCAACTGTCCAGGTCCTGAATAACCTGGTCACCCCCATGCTGAACCCCCTGATCTACAGCCTCCGGAATAAGGAGGTGAAATCATCGCTGAGGAGAGTTCTGCGCCCGCTGGGCTTCCTTCCTGAGCAGCTGTGGAGGTCGGCAGGCGACACCTGA
- the LOC102516649 gene encoding putative olfactory receptor 10D3, which translates to MENRSAVTEFILLGIPHTEGLEPALFVLFLPFYACTLLGNASILTAVLSSTRLHTPMYFFLGNLSVFDMSFSSVTCPKMLLYLVGLSPLISYQDCVSQLFFFHFLGSIECFLYTVMAYDRFTAVCYPLRYTVIMNPRICVALAVGTWLLGCVHSSILTWLTFTLPYCGPNEVDHFFCDIPALLPLACADTSLAQRVSFTNVGLISLVCFLLILVSYTRISISILRIRSTEGRRRAFSTCSAHLIAILCAYGPIITVYLQPTPNPMLGTVVQILMNLVGPMLNPLIYTLRNKEVKSALKKILHWTNHIPEI; encoded by the coding sequence ATGGAGAACCGCTCTGCGGTGACTGAGTTCATCCTCCTGGGCATCCCGCACACAGAGGGGCTGGAGCCCGCACTCTTTGTCCTGTTCTTGCCCTTCTACGCCTGCACCCTGCTGGGAAATGCATCCATTCTCACGGCTGTTCTTTCTTCCACTCGCCTCCACACacccatgtatttcttcctggGGAACCTGTCTGTGTTTGACATGAGTTTCTCTTCCGTGACCTGTCCTAAAATGCTGCTCTACCTCGTGGGACTGAGCCCGCTCATCTCCTACCAGGACTGTGTCTCCCAGCTCTTCTTCTTCCACTTTCTTGGCAGCATTGAGTGCTTCTTGTACACcgtgatggcctatgaccgcttCACTGCTGTCTGTTACCCTCTGCGGTACACAGTCATCATGAACCCTAGAATCTGCGTGGCCCTGGCTGTGGGCACGTGGCTGTTAGGATGTGTCCATTCCAGTATCCTAACCTGGCTGACCTTCACCTTGCCGTATTGTGGTCCCAATGAAGTGGATCACTTCTTTTGTGATATCCCAGCACTCTTGCCCTTGGCCTGTGCTGATACATCCCTAGCCCAGAGGGTGAGCTTCACCAACGTGGGCCTAATATCTCTCGTCTGCTTTCTCCTCATCCTTGTATCCTACACGCgaatctccatctccatcttgcGTATTCGATCAACAGAGGGCCGCCGCCGTGCCTTCTCCACATGCAGTGCCCACCTGATTGCCATCCTCTGTGCCTATGGGCCCATCATTACCGTCTACCTGcagcccacccccaaccccatgctGGGAACTGTGGTCCAAATTCTGATGAATCTGGTAGGACCAATGCTGAACCCTTTAATATACACCCTGAGGAATAAGGAAGTAAAATCAGccctgaaaaaaatattgcacTGGACAAATCACATTCCTGAGATTTAA
- the LOC102516899 gene encoding LOW QUALITY PROTEIN: olfactory receptor 958-like (The sequence of the model RefSeq protein was modified relative to this genomic sequence to represent the inferred CDS: substituted 1 base at 1 genomic stop codon), which produces MEVKNHTSVKEFTLSGIPHAEGQQTVPSVVFLTFHLCALLGNPLILVAVMFDSCLHTPMCFFLCNLSVLDIGFSAVSTPKMFANLLVKNRVISLGGCVSQVFCCHFLGCSECLLYSVMAXDWFVAICHPLRYTIIVNRQVCAGMAAGIWCVSSFQATMLTALTFHLPYCGSNEIDYFFCDIFPVVKLACGDTLIIETVSFTNTSLLPTMCFLLILTSYVHIVIAILQMHTAEGGHKVASTRVSHLSGVTVFFGPCALIYSQPSLSEVLATPMQIFGNVITPTLNPNIYTLTKMSREP; this is translated from the coding sequence ATGGAGGTAAAGAATCACACTTCGGTCAAAGAGTTCACCCTGTCGGGCATCCCACATGCAGAAGGCCAGCAAACTGTGCCCTCTGTTGTGTTCCTCACCTTCCACCTCTGCGCTCTGCTAGGAAACCCACTCATCCTGGTGGCTGTGATGTTTGATTCCTGCCTCCACACTCCtatgtgtttctttctttgtaacctctctgtgctggaTATTGGTTTCTCTGCTGTGAGCACCCCAAAGATGTTCGCCAACCTGCTGGTGAAGAACCGCGTCATCTCCCTGGGGGGCTGCGTGTCCCAGGTCTTTTGCTGCCACTTCCTGGGCTGCAGTGAGTGCCTGCTCTACTCGGTGATGGCCTAGGACTGGTTTGTAGCCATTTGCCACCCACTGCGTTACACCATCATCGTGAACCGTCAGGTGTGTGCCGGGATGGCTGCTGGCATCTGGTGTGTGAGCTCTTTTCAAGCCACAATGCTCACTGCACTGACCTTCCACTTGCCATACTGTGGGTCTAATGAGATAGACTATTTCTTTTGTGACATCTTTCCTGTTGTCAAATTGGCCTGTGGTGACACCCTCATTATTGAGACAGTGAGCTTCACCAACACTAGCCTTCTGCCCACAATGTGTTTCCTCCTCATCCTGACCTCCTATGTCCACATTGTCATCGCCATCCTACAGATGCACACTGCTGAAGGGGGGCACAAGGTGGCATCCACCCGTGTTTCCCACCTCTCAGGGGTCACGGTGTTCTTTGGGCCCTGTGCACTCATCTATAGCCAGCCATCTTTGAGCGAGGTTCTGGCAACCCCAATGCAAATCTTTGGAAATGTCATCACTCCCACACTAAACCCCAACATCTACACTCTGACAAAGATGTCAAGGGAGCCCTGA